Proteins from a genomic interval of Yoonia sp. GPGPB17:
- a CDS encoding COG3904 family protein, protein MANVDSVSTTDVTVRTRGAIKRTGAALVACVTAILLAGCDLAATTALNLVETTKFRVEGTQLFMEGEINSKTLGQFEEIYAANPQIETLVELNVPGSIDDDTMIALAYRVRELGLNTHLTDTSEIYSGGVDLFLAGVERTMEPAAIVGVHSWSDGFKDAADFPRHAPEHEQNRLYIERMLGDDAFYWFTIYAAPADDIYVMTEEEIRQYGLLTQ, encoded by the coding sequence ATGGCAAATGTGGATAGCGTCAGCACAACAGACGTAACCGTGCGGACTCGCGGAGCGATCAAAAGAACCGGTGCAGCGCTTGTTGCTTGCGTCACGGCAATCTTGCTCGCAGGTTGCGATTTGGCTGCGACGACAGCCCTCAACCTTGTTGAAACTACAAAGTTCCGCGTTGAAGGCACACAGTTATTTATGGAAGGCGAGATCAATTCCAAAACGTTGGGCCAGTTCGAAGAGATCTACGCGGCCAACCCACAGATTGAGACGCTGGTCGAACTGAATGTGCCGGGCTCCATTGACGATGACACCATGATCGCGCTTGCCTACCGTGTGCGAGAACTTGGCTTAAACACCCATCTGACCGACACGAGCGAGATTTATTCCGGTGGTGTTGATCTATTCCTTGCGGGCGTAGAACGCACCATGGAACCCGCGGCCATTGTTGGCGTTCATTCCTGGTCTGATGGCTTCAAAGATGCCGCAGATTTCCCGCGCCATGCCCCCGAACATGAACAAAACCGTCTGTATATCGAACGTATGCTCGGGGATGATGCCTTCTACTGGTTCACCATCTACGCCGCACCTGCGGACGATATCTATGTCATGACAGAAGAAGAAATCCGGCAATATGGTCTGCTGACTCAGTAG
- a CDS encoding CDGSH iron-sulfur domain-containing protein: MTTGDVAIEVEKDGPYHVTNVSLEAEFNGAGASRTKYSLCRCGLSKNKPFCDGSHYDAKWSDDDANQPD; this comes from the coding sequence ATGACGACTGGAGATGTCGCCATCGAGGTGGAAAAGGATGGTCCCTACCACGTAACTAATGTGTCGCTTGAGGCCGAGTTCAATGGAGCGGGTGCCAGCCGAACCAAGTACTCCCTCTGCCGCTGCGGTTTGTCCAAGAACAAGCCATTCTGTGACGGCTCTCACTACGACGCGAAGTGGTCTGATGACGACGCAAATCAGCCAGATTGA
- a CDS encoding ATP-binding protein yields MVLWFAAILIAFFVLVTFIYLMVDLALVQAMTDEERVAYLRVDDLISELDPVSESTTFLLVILVTVPLSILAGAIVALKITRPITNVGEVAQKVVNGELSARADLAKNQRGSEIGDLVENVNSLLDMVQASDERIKTDAAAIAHELRTPLAALQMKLHGMIDGVVDVSAEELKRLLAQSQVLSRVVDDLRTLSLASHGELMLVRSKTDLLALARSALEVHSRSLDQANMKATVSGDAAVGMIDPDRMRQALSNLIENSIRYAAEGGVIDIHVAGHGETADIKISDRGPGLGLSFRSVVFEPFQREEDSRSREFGGSGLGLSIVKAIAQAHGGTVQATGRNGGGLDIVITLPLRPND; encoded by the coding sequence TTGGTCCTTTGGTTCGCGGCGATCCTGATTGCGTTCTTCGTGCTGGTCACCTTCATCTACCTTATGGTGGATCTCGCACTTGTGCAGGCCATGACCGACGAAGAAAGAGTCGCCTATTTAAGAGTGGACGACCTGATCAGTGAACTTGACCCCGTCTCGGAGTCCACAACATTCTTGCTCGTAATCCTCGTGACAGTCCCTCTTTCGATCCTTGCCGGTGCCATTGTGGCCCTCAAAATCACCAGACCGATCACCAATGTCGGTGAAGTCGCACAAAAGGTGGTCAACGGAGAGCTTTCCGCCCGCGCCGACCTGGCCAAGAATCAAAGAGGCAGCGAAATCGGTGATCTGGTGGAGAATGTGAACAGCCTTCTGGATATGGTCCAGGCCTCCGACGAACGGATCAAGACCGATGCGGCCGCCATCGCCCATGAACTGCGAACACCCCTGGCCGCCCTTCAGATGAAACTGCACGGCATGATCGACGGCGTTGTCGATGTGTCGGCCGAAGAACTGAAACGATTGCTCGCACAAAGTCAGGTCTTGTCCCGTGTCGTCGACGATCTGCGTACCTTGTCACTAGCCTCGCATGGAGAGCTGATGTTGGTACGTTCAAAGACGGATTTGCTTGCGCTCGCGCGGTCGGCGCTAGAGGTACATTCCAGATCACTTGATCAAGCAAACATGAAGGCCACCGTTTCCGGTGACGCGGCTGTCGGCATGATCGATCCGGATCGGATGCGTCAGGCGCTCTCCAACCTGATTGAGAACTCCATCCGTTACGCCGCAGAAGGCGGCGTCATCGACATACATGTCGCGGGGCACGGAGAGACCGCAGATATAAAAATCTCAGATCGCGGCCCGGGTCTTGGGCTCAGCTTTCGGTCCGTCGTCTTTGAACCCTTCCAAAGAGAGGAAGATTCCAGATCACGAGAATTTGGAGGATCCGGCCTTGGCCTTTCCATCGTGAAAGCCATTGCGCAGGCTCATGGTGGAACGGTTCAGGCCACTGGCCGCAATGGGGGAGGTCTGGACATCGTTATCACCTTGCCATTGCGACCCAATGACTAG
- a CDS encoding S41 family peptidase, with translation MSFKFLSLLTPMLCMSCGPSEQSTALQGSWLSNGYGIGARISGQWVESYSVANNTCLSDSRDHLFGLLAAFDIAVAEDGQSFLLSFQGTEQTIRFDRITDLPTHCDAEPDPTPLGTFDAFADIFATHYAFFDVYGVNWSAAVAQARRNITPQTTDAELFAILSGLLAPLRDGHIGLMGEVDGAEVVFEPNPGDLFARIQAAARAGGQPVEAAEDAFREAYWKTHISNEVLQGQGTFVGSEFIQYGLLAPQTGYINFLTMAYYATGDIGEPLKDLEAIHEVMDEIISAFEAAGVDHVIIDLSLNFGGFDDIGLAIASRFAQEPVFVLSEYPADAPDRIEQRRNVTPSDKSRYTGDLTLVTSNMTVSAGEIFTMALRALPQTTHVGAPTRGALSDVLDKQLPNGWVVELSNEVYSDHEGQEWEGRGIPPSQRFPVFTGDNPLMTHAALIRQIVEGQR, from the coding sequence ATGTCATTCAAATTCCTTTCACTTCTTACACCAATGCTTTGCATGTCTTGCGGACCGTCGGAACAGTCCACTGCGCTGCAAGGGAGTTGGCTGTCCAACGGATATGGGATCGGTGCACGCATCAGTGGGCAATGGGTCGAAAGCTACTCCGTGGCAAACAACACATGCCTGAGCGACAGCCGTGATCACCTGTTTGGACTTCTGGCTGCATTCGACATCGCAGTTGCCGAAGATGGCCAATCCTTTCTTCTTAGTTTTCAAGGGACAGAGCAAACAATTCGATTTGATCGGATAACAGATTTGCCTACTCACTGTGATGCTGAACCAGACCCGACGCCACTTGGCACCTTCGATGCCTTCGCTGACATCTTCGCCACTCACTACGCATTCTTCGATGTGTATGGCGTCAATTGGTCCGCGGCTGTGGCGCAAGCCCGCCGAAATATTACACCACAAACCACCGACGCGGAACTATTCGCGATCTTGAGCGGCCTCTTGGCCCCATTGCGAGATGGGCACATCGGGCTCATGGGCGAGGTTGACGGTGCTGAAGTGGTTTTTGAACCCAATCCCGGTGATCTCTTTGCCAGAATTCAGGCCGCCGCCCGCGCGGGTGGTCAGCCTGTGGAAGCGGCCGAAGACGCCTTTCGCGAGGCCTATTGGAAAACCCATATCTCGAACGAAGTCCTGCAAGGACAAGGCACCTTTGTGGGAAGTGAGTTCATCCAATACGGGCTCCTTGCCCCGCAAACAGGATATATCAATTTTCTGACTATGGCTTACTACGCAACCGGCGACATTGGCGAACCATTGAAAGACCTCGAAGCGATCCACGAGGTGATGGACGAGATCATCTCAGCTTTTGAAGCGGCAGGTGTCGATCATGTAATCATTGACCTTTCGCTCAACTTTGGTGGCTTTGACGACATCGGGTTGGCGATTGCCAGTCGGTTCGCGCAAGAGCCTGTATTCGTATTGTCCGAATACCCTGCAGACGCACCTGACCGGATTGAGCAACGCCGGAATGTTACGCCATCTGACAAGTCGCGCTATACCGGTGACCTGACACTTGTCACGAGCAATATGACCGTCAGCGCCGGGGAAATCTTCACAATGGCCCTTCGGGCGTTGCCACAGACCACGCATGTTGGAGCCCCAACACGCGGCGCACTATCGGATGTTCTGGACAAACAATTGCCCAATGGCTGGGTCGTTGAACTTTCGAACGAAGTCTACAGTGATCACGAAGGTCAAGAATGGGAGGGCCGCGGCATCCCGCCAAGCCAGCGCTTCCCGGTCTTTACAGGAGACAATCCGCTGATGACCCACGCGGCTCTCATTCGGCAGATCGTTGAAGGCCAGCGCTAG
- a CDS encoding response regulator, whose amino-acid sequence MTVDVQPLAMIVEDEPDIASVLVAYFERDGFRTISARDGETALTHLDMLKPDIIILDVKLPKKDGIETLREINQRGDTPVIMATAMGEDLDKLLALKMGADDYVVKPFNPLEIVARARAILRRGLKSARHIAKAGAVEIDLESHSAFVTDGTRRQALDLTLTEFRLLNHMVRSPRRVFSRSELLDACLGESDAVERTVDSHISHLRKKLSALGIDGYFAGVRGVGYRLLSE is encoded by the coding sequence ATGACGGTAGACGTGCAACCCCTGGCGATGATTGTTGAGGACGAACCTGACATTGCGTCGGTCCTAGTCGCTTACTTCGAGCGGGACGGGTTCCGAACCATCTCTGCGCGGGATGGCGAAACAGCACTCACCCATCTGGATATGTTGAAGCCCGACATCATCATACTGGACGTCAAGCTGCCCAAGAAAGACGGGATCGAAACCCTTCGTGAAATCAATCAGCGCGGCGACACGCCCGTAATCATGGCAACGGCGATGGGTGAGGATTTGGACAAGCTGCTGGCCCTAAAGATGGGCGCCGATGACTACGTGGTAAAACCGTTCAATCCGCTTGAAATCGTCGCGCGGGCCCGTGCAATCCTCAGACGTGGCCTCAAATCGGCGCGTCACATTGCCAAAGCAGGGGCCGTAGAGATCGACCTCGAGAGCCACTCTGCCTTCGTTACAGACGGGACACGCAGGCAAGCGCTTGATCTCACGCTGACCGAATTCCGGCTCCTCAACCACATGGTGCGCTCGCCACGACGGGTTTTTTCGCGATCCGAGCTTTTGGACGCCTGTTTGGGCGAAAGCGACGCGGTTGAACGCACCGTCGACAGCCACATCAGCCACCTGCGCAAGAAACTGTCTGCGCTTGGGATCGATGGCTATTTCGCAGGCGTACGTGGCGTCGGTTATCGCTTGTTGTCAGAATGA
- a CDS encoding mechanosensitive ion channel domain-containing protein, with the protein MRLLVTFALFLTLALPVAAQEANGTITTENSAQQDAAIALRMREILGELGNYTDVSVTVNEGVVTLRGTTASAVEAAELDALAVRIEGVVAVRNQVTETTDIGERLNPAIERFRAQIDQLIVFLPLALIAGVAFAVVVFIGFVLARMRQPWERLAPNTFIAEIYRQLLRIAFVIFGIVIALDILNATALLSTILGAAGIIGLALGFAVRDTVENFIASVMLSFRQPFRPNDTVEINGDIGKVIRLTSRATILLSFDGNHIRIPNATVFKSRIINYTQNAERRFMFSVMVERDADLQETRAMVAKTVQNLPFVLAEPAAQTWIEALHPAGVELVVTGWVDQNETSIVLGKGEALRQVKLAIQAAGIVIPDATQAIHLSREIKTIAQDLHESTQVETVDATEDAALDRIVEAERQEEISQDLLREDSLKE; encoded by the coding sequence ATGCGCCTTTTAGTGACCTTCGCCCTGTTTCTGACGCTTGCCTTACCCGTCGCAGCGCAAGAGGCCAACGGAACAATTACCACAGAAAACTCTGCGCAGCAGGATGCAGCCATTGCGCTACGCATGCGCGAAATTCTGGGCGAGTTGGGAAACTACACCGACGTCAGTGTCACAGTGAACGAAGGCGTCGTTACCTTGCGGGGAACCACGGCATCTGCCGTCGAGGCTGCGGAACTTGACGCATTGGCGGTACGTATCGAAGGCGTCGTCGCCGTGCGCAATCAAGTCACTGAAACAACAGACATCGGGGAACGACTAAACCCGGCCATTGAACGGTTTCGCGCGCAGATCGACCAACTGATTGTTTTTCTCCCCCTCGCCCTGATCGCGGGGGTGGCCTTCGCAGTCGTTGTGTTTATTGGTTTTGTGCTCGCCCGTATGCGGCAACCGTGGGAACGCCTTGCCCCGAATACCTTTATCGCCGAGATTTACCGGCAGCTACTGCGCATCGCCTTTGTGATTTTCGGCATTGTGATCGCCCTGGATATCCTAAACGCCACAGCGCTGCTCAGCACGATCCTTGGGGCCGCAGGCATCATTGGTCTGGCTCTAGGTTTCGCTGTGCGCGACACAGTCGAAAACTTCATCGCCTCGGTCATGCTGTCGTTCCGCCAACCTTTCCGGCCCAACGATACCGTAGAGATCAACGGTGACATCGGAAAGGTTATCCGCCTGACCAGCCGTGCTACGATTCTGTTATCCTTCGATGGCAATCACATTCGCATCCCCAATGCGACAGTCTTCAAAAGCCGGATCATCAACTATACCCAAAACGCCGAGCGCCGGTTCATGTTCTCGGTCATGGTTGAACGGGACGCCGACCTGCAGGAAACCCGCGCCATGGTCGCCAAAACTGTGCAGAATCTGCCCTTTGTACTGGCCGAGCCCGCGGCACAAACATGGATCGAGGCGCTGCACCCTGCTGGGGTTGAACTGGTTGTCACTGGGTGGGTCGATCAAAATGAAACCTCAATCGTTCTGGGCAAGGGCGAAGCATTGCGTCAGGTAAAACTGGCTATCCAAGCCGCTGGTATTGTAATCCCCGATGCGACGCAGGCCATTCACTTGTCACGCGAGATTAAAACCATCGCGCAGGATCTGCACGAAAGCACGCAGGTAGAAACCGTCGATGCCACCGAAGATGCCGCTTTGGACCGGATCGTTGAAGCAGAGCGGCAAGAGGAAATCTCGCAAGACCTATTGCGCGAAGACAGCCTGAAAGAATAG
- a CDS encoding capsule biosynthesis protein codes for MTTKPTVKKFRIRRKTPEEQKQPETTSEAVEAAQEPSHAEQIAAISKEGLTGRQLRMARRVALKNGFEASSDYDAVRQLRAAGIDPFQRSSVLELVKPDAAKIPGRQGRIQLPDTRADEAISLPSTNNREALNRNAAEILQIQRDIAARRKRKLALLFTRLSFFVFLPTFLIGWYFYNIATPMYATKSEIVIQQAQAQGGAPQGLATLFQGTSIATQQDSIAVQSYLASREAMLRLDGDHGFKTHFANEDIDSIQRLEENATNEQAFDLYTDHVKISYDPTEGLIRMEVIAADPVKSYEFSQALISYAEEQVDQLTGRLREDQMRGALQSYEEAEQRRADALATWLAIQQDVRQIDPQSESTARLGQINTLESEKQRLELVLQSRLNVDRPSQVQVQSLRDQITNIDALIMELRDQLVGGAGEQVSLAARNTELRTAEENYTFQTAMVQQALIQMETARIEANRQVRYLSQSVRPVIPDQATYPRAFENTILAFLIFSGIYLMVSITASILREQVSS; via the coding sequence ATGACTACCAAACCCACAGTTAAAAAGTTCCGCATCCGGCGCAAGACGCCGGAGGAGCAAAAGCAGCCAGAGACCACTTCTGAAGCTGTAGAGGCCGCTCAGGAGCCGTCGCATGCCGAACAGATCGCAGCGATCAGCAAAGAAGGGCTGACCGGCCGTCAGTTGCGCATGGCGCGGCGCGTTGCGCTGAAAAATGGGTTTGAAGCATCCTCGGACTATGACGCGGTGCGCCAGTTGCGCGCGGCTGGGATTGACCCGTTTCAACGCAGCTCGGTTCTGGAACTGGTCAAACCGGACGCTGCCAAAATACCCGGACGGCAAGGCCGTATTCAACTGCCCGATACCCGCGCAGACGAAGCCATCTCGCTGCCATCGACGAACAATCGTGAGGCACTGAACCGCAACGCCGCTGAAATCCTGCAGATTCAGCGCGATATCGCAGCCCGGCGCAAGCGCAAGCTGGCCCTTCTGTTCACCCGCCTGTCTTTCTTTGTTTTCCTGCCGACATTCCTGATCGGTTGGTATTTCTACAACATCGCAACCCCGATGTACGCGACCAAGTCTGAAATCGTGATCCAGCAGGCGCAAGCCCAGGGCGGCGCGCCTCAGGGGCTTGCGACGCTGTTTCAGGGCACTTCAATCGCGACACAGCAAGACAGTATCGCTGTGCAATCCTATCTGGCATCGCGTGAGGCGATGTTACGATTGGACGGTGATCATGGATTCAAAACGCATTTCGCCAATGAAGACATCGATTCCATTCAGCGGCTAGAAGAAAATGCGACCAATGAACAGGCCTTTGATCTCTACACTGATCACGTCAAAATCAGCTATGATCCGACCGAAGGACTGATCCGGATGGAGGTCATCGCCGCCGATCCTGTTAAAAGCTATGAATTCTCACAAGCACTGATCAGTTACGCAGAGGAACAGGTTGACCAGCTGACCGGCCGCCTACGCGAAGATCAGATGCGTGGCGCCCTGCAAAGCTATGAAGAAGCCGAACAACGACGTGCTGACGCGCTGGCAACATGGCTCGCCATTCAGCAAGATGTGCGCCAAATCGACCCGCAAAGCGAAAGCACCGCGCGACTTGGACAAATCAACACGTTGGAAAGCGAAAAACAACGGCTGGAACTGGTTTTGCAATCGCGCCTGAATGTCGACCGCCCAAGTCAGGTGCAGGTGCAGTCCCTACGCGACCAGATCACCAATATTGATGCTTTGATCATGGAGTTGCGCGACCAGCTGGTTGGTGGCGCCGGTGAACAAGTATCCTTGGCCGCGCGGAACACAGAACTGCGCACAGCGGAAGAAAACTACACGTTCCAGACTGCGATGGTGCAGCAGGCGTTAATCCAGATGGAGACCGCACGTATTGAAGCGAACCGTCAGGTCCGCTACCTGTCGCAAAGCGTGCGCCCGGTCATTCCCGATCAGGCGACCTATCCACGCGCCTTTGAAAACACGATCCTGGCGTTTTTGATCTTCTCGGGTATCTACCTGATGGTCTCAATCACCGCTTCGATCCTTCGTGAACAGGTTAGTTCTTGA
- a CDS encoding MipA/OmpV family protein, whose translation MKYGTLAFIAASLAAPPVLAEGGWIVGIIAGGGQDPYVGADDSVGAIPYIAYETEKFHIGLDEFRYYAYDDGSLSIDAFLTPQFAPDMPDTALFAGLERDDTVDAGISATYNFGQMYALASVQGDITGEYDGFSGQVALGYEAEIGKLTVDASAGIEYRDANFNNYLYGVSAAEATASRAVFDMSDTTNAFAEISATIPVGAQSFLIGAVSYADLDDAVKSPLVEDDSQIGVLLGFGYQF comes from the coding sequence ATGAAATACGGAACTCTTGCCTTTATCGCCGCGTCACTTGCCGCCCCACCAGTACTAGCAGAAGGGGGGTGGATCGTTGGTATCATCGCCGGCGGAGGTCAGGACCCCTATGTCGGTGCTGATGACAGTGTCGGCGCCATACCTTACATTGCCTACGAGACAGAGAAATTCCATATCGGCCTCGATGAGTTTCGATACTATGCCTATGACGATGGCAGCCTAAGCATTGATGCGTTCTTAACCCCGCAGTTTGCCCCAGATATGCCTGACACGGCCCTGTTTGCGGGACTAGAACGCGATGACACGGTCGATGCGGGGATTTCTGCAACCTACAACTTTGGACAGATGTACGCTTTGGCATCTGTTCAAGGTGACATTACGGGTGAATACGATGGTTTCTCCGGTCAGGTTGCTTTGGGATACGAAGCTGAGATTGGTAAGCTCACCGTTGATGCCAGTGCCGGTATTGAGTACCGCGATGCCAACTTCAACAATTACCTCTATGGAGTGAGCGCTGCCGAAGCGACAGCAAGCCGCGCGGTATTCGACATGTCAGATACCACCAACGCCTTCGCAGAAATCTCGGCGACCATACCCGTTGGTGCACAATCGTTCCTGATTGGCGCGGTATCCTATGCGGATCTAGATGACGCGGTCAAAAGCCCGTTGGTGGAAGACGACAGCCAAATCGGCGTCTTGCTCGGATTCGGATATCAGTTCTGA
- the kdsA gene encoding 3-deoxy-8-phosphooctulonate synthase, with product MHTVSIGELAVSNDLPLLVIAGPCQLESLDHAQMIAGKMAQVCAAHGAQFVFKGSYDKANRTSLGGKRGLGMDKGLKVMQAVKDSIGCPVLTDVHTPEQCETVASVCDIMQIPAFLCRQTDLLLAAGETGAVINVKKGQFLAPWDMPNVVSKIESTGNKRILLTERGASFGYNTLVADMRSLPTMARTGYPVVMDATHSVQQPGGMGGSSGGQREFAPVMARAAVSLGIAAVFIETHEDPDHAPSDGPNMIPLEQMDGVIKSLMDFDALAKADPLRV from the coding sequence ATGCATACAGTCAGTATTGGTGAATTGGCGGTCAGTAATGACCTGCCCCTTTTGGTTATTGCGGGCCCTTGCCAGTTGGAGAGCCTTGACCACGCCCAGATGATCGCGGGAAAGATGGCCCAGGTCTGCGCAGCCCATGGCGCGCAATTCGTGTTCAAAGGATCATACGACAAGGCGAACCGTACCTCTTTGGGCGGCAAGCGCGGGCTTGGTATGGACAAAGGTCTAAAGGTGATGCAGGCCGTCAAAGACAGCATTGGCTGCCCCGTACTGACCGATGTTCACACACCTGAGCAATGTGAAACCGTGGCATCCGTATGTGACATCATGCAAATCCCCGCATTCTTGTGCCGCCAGACCGATCTGTTACTGGCCGCGGGCGAAACCGGCGCGGTCATCAACGTCAAAAAAGGTCAGTTTTTGGCCCCTTGGGACATGCCCAATGTCGTGTCCAAGATCGAAAGCACTGGCAACAAACGCATCCTTCTGACCGAGCGTGGTGCATCCTTCGGCTACAACACGCTTGTCGCCGACATGCGGTCACTGCCCACGATGGCACGCACCGGCTACCCTGTGGTCATGGACGCCACACATTCGGTCCAACAACCGGGTGGTATGGGTGGTTCATCTGGCGGGCAGCGTGAATTCGCGCCCGTGATGGCACGTGCTGCTGTATCCCTGGGCATCGCCGCGGTCTTTATTGAAACGCACGAAGACCCGGATCATGCGCCGTCTGACGGGCCGAACATGATCCCGCTGGAACAAATGGATGGGGTGATCAAAAGCCTGATGGATTTTGATGCGCTGGCAAAGGCTGACCCACTTCGCGTGTGA
- a CDS encoding helix-turn-helix domain-containing protein: MQEIALTDMISIASFSLALFGAALCLMQDQNVWPYRILSMVLLASAVMDLTGIPFAIENPLAAARLEAIFLVLGLVCLTCLVPLFWLYVTAVTSVTPRLPARPWLHLTLPFIAAAIATSTLFMSRDGWQSLFVETAPSPTGWYFTVAIIGELLIIATILQWGAYLVAIIRALMRYRRRLFQYVSTTTKRELRWVWVVIGGFAIYWIVSAASVVFDLANTPYNIPDWVDSVFGLAMLVIVLLWGLRQTPGLAPDVDPPAKDDAKYQNSALTDEMAKRLERKLRHAMTEDKLQQDPNLSLWSLSRHIGASPNYVSQTLNTEIGENFFDFVNRYRIQTAQKLLHETDRAVLEITYEVGFNSRSSFYTAFSKVTGETPTAYRKKMSVAA; the protein is encoded by the coding sequence ATGCAGGAAATCGCTCTGACCGACATGATTTCAATCGCCAGTTTCAGCTTGGCTCTCTTTGGGGCCGCGCTGTGCTTGATGCAGGATCAGAACGTCTGGCCGTACCGCATTCTTTCCATGGTCCTTCTGGCCAGTGCCGTGATGGATCTGACAGGGATCCCATTCGCGATCGAGAATCCACTTGCGGCAGCGCGGCTGGAAGCCATCTTTTTGGTTCTAGGATTGGTTTGCCTGACCTGCCTGGTTCCGTTGTTCTGGCTTTATGTGACCGCTGTAACATCCGTCACACCCCGCCTGCCTGCCCGTCCTTGGCTGCACCTCACATTGCCATTCATCGCCGCTGCAATTGCGACCAGCACCCTCTTCATGTCGCGCGACGGCTGGCAGAGCCTTTTCGTTGAAACGGCCCCCTCGCCCACTGGATGGTACTTCACAGTGGCCATAATTGGCGAATTGCTGATCATCGCGACCATCTTGCAGTGGGGGGCCTATTTGGTTGCGATTATCCGAGCGCTCATGCGGTATCGTCGGCGACTGTTTCAGTATGTCTCGACCACGACCAAGAGAGAGCTGAGATGGGTCTGGGTCGTCATCGGTGGCTTTGCAATCTACTGGATCGTTTCGGCCGCCAGCGTCGTCTTTGATCTGGCGAACACCCCATATAATATTCCCGATTGGGTCGATTCCGTCTTTGGTCTCGCCATGCTTGTGATTGTTCTTCTTTGGGGTCTACGACAAACGCCCGGGTTGGCCCCGGACGTAGATCCTCCGGCGAAGGACGATGCAAAGTATCAAAACTCCGCCCTCACGGACGAAATGGCAAAGCGGTTGGAACGCAAGCTGCGGCATGCCATGACAGAGGACAAGTTGCAACAAGACCCCAACCTGTCGCTTTGGTCCCTGTCCCGTCACATCGGGGCATCGCCAAACTACGTGTCGCAAACGCTCAACACCGAGATTGGCGAGAACTTTTTTGACTTCGTGAACCGCTACCGTATCCAAACCGCACAAAAGCTGCTTCATGAAACGGATAGGGCCGTACTCGAGATAACCTATGAGGTCGGCTTTAACTCTCGGTCATCATTTTACACCGCATTCAGCAAGGTCACCGGAGAAACCCCGACCGCGTACCGCAAGAAAATGTCCGTCGCGGCCTAA
- a CDS encoding anthrone oxygenase family protein yields the protein MSTVFFFLFQFAIVAYALVGGVFLAFSDFIMRSLALTGGHGGVEAMQVINREVFRWVFMALFLGMAAVSLVVAGYGAFGVSGATGTVIMLAGLVYLVGCFGVTVFFNVPMNEALAGMEISYDSTRDYWFQTYVPRWTFWNSVRTVACAVSAALLLFGVLWMAQTQT from the coding sequence ATGTCGACCGTCTTCTTCTTTCTCTTCCAATTCGCAATAGTCGCCTATGCCCTTGTTGGCGGCGTCTTCCTTGCGTTTTCCGACTTCATCATGCGTTCGCTTGCGCTGACCGGAGGGCATGGCGGCGTCGAAGCCATGCAAGTCATCAACCGCGAGGTCTTTCGCTGGGTCTTCATGGCGCTGTTTCTTGGCATGGCAGCCGTGTCCCTGGTTGTCGCAGGCTACGGCGCATTTGGCGTGTCGGGTGCGACCGGAACGGTGATCATGCTGGCTGGGCTTGTCTACCTTGTCGGCTGTTTCGGTGTCACTGTCTTCTTCAACGTGCCCATGAACGAGGCACTTGCGGGCATGGAGATATCGTATGACAGCACGCGAGACTACTGGTTCCAGACATATGTGCCACGCTGGACCTTCTGGAACTCCGTGCGGACGGTTGCCTGCGCAGTATCTGCGGCGCTGCTGCTCTTCGGCGTTCTCTGGATGGCTCAGACCCAAACCTAG